From Streptomyces sp. SCSIO 75703:
TCCGTGGGGGGGATACGGACCGGCCCGAGGGGGGGGGTTCCACCATAACCCTTCGTAAGTGATGCCGCGCGCATCGACGCACCACAACTACGCTCCGGAGTCACGCGGCGACGGGGCGGCACCCGCGGAATCCCCCATTCCACTGGAAGGCGCGACCGGAACATGCCGGTTTCCGGCGAAATCTCCGGGGGCGCGGGAGCAACGGGGGCGCCCTGGAGGAATCGGCGCGCGCTGTGCGCCGCGCGAGTGATTGCCCCCGCATCCCTCGACCGGGTGACATCCGGGAGGAACGTGAAGTTGACCCGGCACCGCGCAGCCCCCTCCACCGCGCGGTGCCGCTCCGCGCAGCTTTGCTGACGCGAATTACCTGGTCCGAACCTACGCGACCGAGCGGCCCGGTTTCGACCCCGTAGACGCCCGTACGGGTAACGATGTGGAAACCTTGTGAGGATCGACGGGCGATTCCGCACGCTCCCTCCGGGCACGCGAATGTTTGCCGATCTTTGCGAAGGTGCGCCGGTTACGCCCGATTGGCGCGCGGTGTCCGGGGGTGGGCGGCGTGCGGGGTGCAGGATGCGGGGTACAGGGTGCGGGGGGGCGTCGGGTAGGGGGCAGGGGGGCGGTGCCGGGGGCAGGGGCGGGCGGGTGGCGGTCGGGGGCGGGGGCCCGGCGGCCGGAGGGGCGGTGCTCGGGGTGCGGGGATCTGGGACGCGGGTACGGATGGCGGCGACGGACGAGCGAGGGGAGGGCCGGGGTGGCTCGGCTACGGCGGCGGTGGCGGGACGGGCACGGGGTCCTGGTGGTGGGCGCGGGGGCGGCCGGGGGCGGGGAAGGCGGGCCCGGGGACGCCGGAGGTGGGGGCAGGAGTGACGCCGGGCACGCCACCGGGGAGGTGCGGGTGCCGCTGGAGGTGGCCGCCTCGTACCGGGCGCGGACACGGGGGCTGTTGGGGCGGGACACCGTCGAGGGGGCGATGCTGCTGACGCCCGCCGGAGGAGTGCACACGTTCCGGATGCGGATGCCGATCGACGTGGCGTACCTCGACCGCCGGTTCACCGTCCTCGCGGTGCGCACCATGGCGCCGGGCAGGCTGGGCCGGCCAAGGCTGCGCTCCCGGCACGTCCTGGAGGCGGCGGCCGGGGCGATGGCCGGGTGGGGGGTGCGGACCGGGGTGCGGGTGGCGGTGGAGAGGGAGACGTAGCAGGACGGGGGCGGGGGCGGGGGTGGGGATGGCGGGAGGGAGCGGCGAAGGAGCAAGGGCGGGTGGCGCGGCGCCGGGGCCGGGGCGGGTGGGGCCCCGCGGGGCCGGGGACGGGGCCGGTGGGTCGCTTCCCCGGACCGCTCAGCCGTCCGCGCGAGGGAAGGAGACCTCGACCCTGCGGTTCTTCTTGCGGCCGGCCTCCGTGGAGTTGTCGGCGATCGGGTAGTCCTCGCCGTAACCGCGGACCTCGTAGGTGACGCCGGAGTCGTTCAGTGACTGGGCGAGGAGTTCCTGCACGGCGTTGGCACGCTTCTTCGACAGCACGTCACCGTGGGCGGAGGAGCCGAGGTTGTCGGTGAACCCGAAGACGCGGATCTTGGTGGCGTTCTGCGCCTTGATCTCCTCCGCGATGCCGGCGATGCGGGACTGGGCCGCGGCGCCGAGCTCGGCGCTGTCCTTCCCGAAAAGCACCTCGGCCTGGAGGGCGAACGTCACGTTCGTGTTGGTGTCCTCGCGGCGTTCGTCGCCGCTCTGCTCCTCCACGACCGACTTGATGTCCAGGACCTTGGCCTGGGCGAGGGTGGCCCCCTCCGGGAGCTTCAGGTCCGGGTCGGCCGCGTCCACCTCGACCGGCGCGGCGGAGGACACCTCGGAGCCGGGGGGCCCGCCGGGATCGTCCTCGGCGCGGGCCGCGGTGGCGGCGTGCAGGTTCCCGGCGAGCAGCACGGAGGCAGCGGCGAGAACCAGCGCGAAGCGCGGTACGGCGGTCATGGGGGGCCTCACCCGGAGATCTGGAGGGTGCCGGTCGAGAACATGGGCAACTGGAACGTCACCTCGGACACCTCGTCCGGCGGTGCGGGAAACTGCATGAACACCGGCAGCGTCTCCCCCGCCTTCATCGCGGGGAAGTTGGTGGTGGTGAGGGGTCGGCCGTCCGTGTCCCGGAGAACGTAGTAACGCTTTTTCCCCTTCGAGTCGACCAAGGTCGCCCCGCCGAGCGACCGGCCGTTCCGGATGATCTCGGTCTCGTTGCCGCTGAGCTGGGCGGGGATGTTGACCGTTTCGCTGCTGTCGTTCTTCAGATCGCCGCTCACGGTGACGAAGCCTCCTGAGTCGCGCTCGGCGGAGGTGACCTTGAGCAACAGGCCGGCGGGCCCCTTCAGCTCGGCCACGGTCTCGGAAGAGCCCTCCTGAGGACGCGGTTTGGACCCGCCGGTCTGCGAGCCGGAGGCGGCGGAGGAATCCGGCTTGTCGTCCTGGCCGTCCCCACCGCAGCCGGTGGCGCCGAAAGCCAGGCCGGCCACGACGGTCAAGGCGACCAACTCCCTGCGGACCCTCACGGTGAACCGGGTACCCATGACTCCGTTCCCTTCTCCATGCTCGTTCGTTCGTTCACTGGTCGGCCAGGTGGACTTCGAAGAGGTCCGAAGGCTTGGGGAGATCGCCGGTCTCTTCCGGGTCCAAGTCCCAGTCCACGTCCTCGCAACGAAGCTGGGGCAGGGTGTCGTCGTCCTCGCCGGTTGCCCGGAAGGTGCACAGAGGCTCGACGACCGCAGTGGCTGACGCCCGGGACCTGGTGTTCTCGGTGCCGGGAACGATGGAGTCCCCCACCGGTTTCTCGGCTTCCACCTCCACGGTGAAGGCCAGGATCCGGTGCTGCACGCAGTTCAGGACGCGAGCCCCGTTCTGGCCTGCGAGCGCGTCCGCGCGCCCGCAGGAATCCGTGGTGGTCACGTTTCTGCCGTCGAAGATGTCCTGCCAGGTGGTCGGGTCGAGGAGCTGCTCCACCCATTGTCCCGCGAGTTGGTCCCGGGTGTCCTGGGCCGCCGCGAGTGCCGCCGCATCGGCGGCGGTCTGGGCGCCGTTCCGGTTCGCCGCGGCCTGGCCGACCGCGAAATATGCGAGCGCGAGAAAGAGCAGGCCACCCACCACCGTGAGATAGATGGGGAACGCCTGCCCGGCGTCGCTGC
This genomic window contains:
- a CDS encoding pilus assembly protein TadG-related protein — protein: MTPRHGRSDAGQAFPIYLTVVGGLLFLALAYFAVGQAAANRNGAQTAADAAALAAAQDTRDQLAGQWVEQLLDPTTWQDIFDGRNVTTTDSCGRADALAGQNGARVLNCVQHRILAFTVEVEAEKPVGDSIVPGTENTRSRASATAVVEPLCTFRATGEDDDTLPQLRCEDVDWDLDPEETGDLPKPSDLFEVHLADQ
- a CDS encoding DUF192 domain-containing protein, translating into MARLRRRWRDGHGVLVVGAGAAGGGEGGPGDAGGGGRSDAGHATGEVRVPLEVAASYRARTRGLLGRDTVEGAMLLTPAGGVHTFRMRMPIDVAYLDRRFTVLAVRTMAPGRLGRPRLRSRHVLEAAAGAMAGWGVRTGVRVAVERET
- a CDS encoding OmpA family protein, producing MTAVPRFALVLAAASVLLAGNLHAATAARAEDDPGGPPGSEVSSAAPVEVDAADPDLKLPEGATLAQAKVLDIKSVVEEQSGDERREDTNTNVTFALQAEVLFGKDSAELGAAAQSRIAGIAEEIKAQNATKIRVFGFTDNLGSSAHGDVLSKKRANAVQELLAQSLNDSGVTYEVRGYGEDYPIADNSTEAGRKKNRRVEVSFPRADG